The Phacochoerus africanus isolate WHEZ1 chromosome 15, ROS_Pafr_v1, whole genome shotgun sequence genome has a segment encoding these proteins:
- the LZTS1 gene encoding leucine zipper putative tumor suppressor 1, with amino-acid sequence MGSVSSLISGHGFHSKHCRASQYKLRKSSHLKKLNRYSDGLLRFGFSQDSGHGKSSSKMGKSEDFFYIKVSQKARGSHRPDYTALSSGDLGGQAGVDFGPSTPPKLMPFSNQLEMGSEKGAVRPTAFKPVLPRSGALLHSSPESASHQLHPAPPDKPKEQELKPSLCSGALSDSGRNSMSSLPTHSTSSSYQLDPLVTPVGPASRFGGSAHNITQGVILQDSNMMSLKALSFSDGGSKLGHPSKADKGSVRSPISTDQCTIQELEQKLLEREGELHKLHRSFEEKELATSQAYEERPRRCKDELEGLEPKSKLKAAAQKSQRAQQVLHLQVLQLQQEKRQLRQELESLMKEQDLLETKLRSYEKEKTSFAPALEETQWEVCQKSGEISLLKQQLKESQTEINAKASEILNLKAQLKDTRGRLEGLELKTQDLESALRTKGLELEVCENELQRKKNEAELLREKVNLLEQELLELRAQAALQRSRDAAALGPASAEDVPALQRELERLRAELKEERQGHDQMSSGFQHERLVWKEEKEKVIQYQKQLQQSYLAMYQRNQRLEKALQQLARGDGAGEHLEIDLEGADIPYEDIIATEI; translated from the exons ATGGGCAGCGTCAGCAGCCTCATCTCCGGCCACGGCTTCCATAGCAAGCACTGCCGGGCCTCCCAATACAAGCTGCGGAAATCCTCGCACCTGAAGAAACTCAATCGGTACTCAGACGGGCTGCTGAGATTTGGCTTCTCTCAGGACTCAGGCCATGGCAAGTCCAGCTCCAAAATGGGCAAGAGTGAAGATTTCTTCTACATCAAGGTCAGCCAGAAGGCCCGGGGCTCCCACCGTCCCGATTACACCGCACTGTCCAGTGGGGACCTAGGAGGCCAGGCTGGGGTTGACTTCGGCCCGTCCACCCCACCCAAGCTCATGCCCTTCTCCAATCAGCTGGAAATG GGCTCCGAGAAGGGTGCCGTGAGACCCACAGCCTTCAAGCCGGTGCTGCCCCGGTCAGGCGCCCTCCTCCACTCATCCCCCGAGAGCGCCAGCCACCAGCTGCACCCCGCGCCTCCAGACAAGCCCAAGGAGCAGGAGCTGAAGCCCAGCCTGTGCTCTGGGGCGCTGTCTGACTCCGGCCGGAATTCCATGTCCAGCTTGCCCACACACAGCACCAGCAGCAGCTACCAGCTGGACCCGCTGGTCACACCCGTGGGGCCGGCCAGCCGTTTTGGGGGCTCAGCCCATAATATCACCCAGGGCGTCATCCTCCAGGACAGCAACATGATGAGCCTGAAGGCCTTGTCTTTCTCCGACGGGGGGAGCAAGCTGGGCCACCCCAGCAAGGCAGACAAGGGCTCAGTGCGTTCCCCCATCTCCACAGACCAGTGCACCATCCAGGAGCTGGAGCAGAAGCTGCTGGAGAGGGAGGGCGAACTCCACAAATTACACCGCAGCTTCGAGGAGAAAGAGCTGGCCACCAGCCAGGCCTACGAGGAGCGGCCGCGGCGCTGCAAGGACgagctggaggggctggagcCCAAGAGCAAGTTGAAGGCGGCGGCGCAGAAGAGCCAGCGTGCACAGCAGGTGCTGCACCTCCAGGTGCTCCAGCTGCAGCAGGAGAAGCGGCAGCTGCGGCAGGAGCTCGAGAGCCTCATGAAGGAGCAGGACCTGCTGGAGACCAAGCTCAGGTCTTACGAGAAGGAGAAGACCAGCTTCGCTCCAGCGCTGGAGGAGACGCAGTGGGAG GTGTGCCAGAAGTCCGGGGAGATCTCTCTCCTGAAGCAGCAGCTGAAGGAGTCCCAGACCGAAATCAACGCCAAGGCCAGTGAGATCCTCAACCTGAAGGCTCAGCTGAAGGACACGCGGGGCCGGCTGGAGGGCCTGGAGCTGAAGACGCAGGATCTGGAGAGCGCGCTGCGCACGAAGGGCCTGGAGCTGGAGGTCTGCGAGAACGAGCTGCAGCGCAAGAAGAACGAGGCGGAGCTCCTGCGAGAAAAGGTGAACCTGCTGGAGCAGGAGCTCCTGGAGCTGCGAGCCCAGGCCGCCCTGCAGCGGAGCCGGGACGCGGCCGCCCTGGGGCCCGCCTCCGCCGAGGATGTGCCGGCCCTGCAGCGGGAGCTGGAGCGGCTGAGGGCCGAGCTCAAGGAGGAGCGGCAGGGCCACGACCAGATGTCCTCGGGCTTCCAGCACGAGCGGCTGGtgtggaaagaagagaaggagaaggtgaTCCAGTACCAGAAGCAGCTGCAGCAGAGCTACCTGGCCATGTACCAGCGGAACCAGCGTCTGGAGAAGGCGCTGCAGCAGCTGGCCCGCGGGGACGGTGCGGGGGAGCACTTGGAGATTGACCTTGAGGGGGCCGACATTCCCTACGAGGACATCATCGCCACCGAGATCTGA